One Gloeothece verrucosa PCC 7822 DNA window includes the following coding sequences:
- a CDS encoding glutamate-5-semialdehyde dehydrogenase, whose product MADAMSTNPMLTSARKAHEAFRELGTKTGVERSQGVKTMAKAIENSFDEILEANTLDLEMSREMAVPDLILKWLKLTPQRLQITVDILKQIADSGDPIERIMNAFYQLNPSRTYCQRMPLGVIALIYEAFPELGAITAGFCLKTGNSLILHGSGSSSHSNEVIANIIKTSLEDTDLPEGCIEILSSDTGTSIEDLVTQDQYINLIIPYGRPSLVSQVSQLATAPVLRSAMGNCYLYWSPSADLDLVRYVIIDSHSSIPDPVNAIEKVLINSSQNTSFLLRLFNSLKEKGFVLRGDPELSTEFPEHLNPIASELDWSTPYLDKIVAFKVVNNLEEAINWINLYSSGHADCLVTESYQESRKFAKEIDSALVYINSSPRFSRNPKQGESLFLGISNQKGHRRGLIGLDTLTTTKQVVQG is encoded by the coding sequence ATGGCAGATGCTATGTCAACCAACCCAATGCTGACCTCCGCTCGCAAGGCTCATGAAGCTTTTCGAGAATTGGGAACAAAAACGGGGGTTGAACGAAGCCAAGGAGTCAAAACAATGGCCAAGGCCATTGAAAATTCGTTTGACGAAATTTTAGAAGCTAATACTCTTGATCTGGAAATGAGTCGAGAAATGGCCGTTCCCGATCTAATTCTTAAATGGTTGAAACTGACACCACAACGGTTACAGATAACTGTTGATATTCTTAAGCAGATAGCAGACAGTGGTGATCCCATCGAACGGATCATGAATGCCTTTTATCAACTTAATCCTTCCCGAACCTATTGCCAACGAATGCCTCTGGGAGTCATTGCTCTGATCTATGAAGCTTTTCCCGAATTAGGGGCAATCACAGCCGGATTTTGCCTGAAAACCGGCAACAGTCTCATTCTGCACGGTTCTGGGTCTTCTAGTCATTCTAATGAGGTCATTGCCAACATTATTAAAACTTCCCTAGAAGATACAGATTTGCCTGAAGGATGTATCGAAATTCTCTCTTCAGATACCGGAACTTCCATTGAAGATTTGGTGACTCAAGACCAATATATTAACCTGATCATTCCCTACGGACGACCCAGCCTAGTGTCCCAAGTTAGCCAACTGGCTACAGCCCCAGTGCTAAGGTCCGCTATGGGAAATTGTTATTTATATTGGTCACCTAGTGCCGATTTAGACCTAGTTCGTTACGTGATTATTGATAGCCATTCTAGTATTCCCGATCCCGTGAATGCCATTGAAAAAGTCTTAATTAACTCTTCCCAAAACACTTCTTTTTTGCTGAGATTATTTAACTCACTCAAAGAAAAAGGATTTGTCTTGCGAGGAGATCCAGAATTATCAACAGAATTTCCTGAACATTTAAATCCTATTGCCAGTGAGCTAGATTGGAGTACACCTTATTTAGACAAAATAGTTGCTTTTAAAGTGGTTAACAATCTTGAAGAAGCCATTAATTGGATTAATCTTTATAGTAGCGGTCATGCAGACTGCTTAGTGACAGAATCTTATCAGGAAAGCCGCAAATTTGCCAAAGAAATTGATAGCGCTTTGGTTTACATTAACTCATCACCTCGTTTTTCTCGCAATCCTAAACAGGGAGAATCACTATTTTTAGGAATTTCTAACCAAAAAGGACACCGACGAGGGTTAATCGGCTTAGATACCCTAACAACTACTAAACAAGTGGTTCAAGGGTAA
- a CDS encoding PEP-CTERM sorting domain-containing protein (PEP-CTERM proteins occur, often in large numbers, in the proteomes of bacteria that also encode an exosortase, a predicted intramembrane cysteine proteinase. The presence of a PEP-CTERM domain at a protein's C-terminus predicts cleavage within the sorting domain, followed by covalent anchoring to some some component of the (usually Gram-negative) cell surface. Many PEP-CTERM proteins exhibit an unusual sequence composition that includes large numbers of potential glycosylation sites. Expression of one such protein has been shown restore the ability of a bacterium to form floc, a type of biofilm.), which translates to MLYKSFFLPTSLLLSTLGSFCLGISQASATLLVGNTQGNNVVIFNEQTGAFLGNFIAPGEGGLFAPDNLLYGPNGDLYVSSGDTAANSAILRYDGLTGQFKGIFASGGGLIRPYGSAFGPDGNLYVSSFLTDQILRYDGTTGAFIDVFASGNGLSGGLNGPNGLLFGADGSLYVTTQGSVGGTFPGLPSQVLRFAPGDTTPTVFIDQPTASPDGFGFVSLLGLAIGPDNDLFVSDFANDIRRYDLVTGALEATLSTNYTQTSPSNNFIGGLTFDQGGLLYTVGFDFTQNNYGAILRFDGVTGDPLPSFGNESALFVPTTSKLRRPIGVLYTSNQLTAVPEPSVTGALFLLGMGGVFAQSRKGRKIL; encoded by the coding sequence ATGCTTTATAAATCTTTTTTCCTTCCCACGTCCCTCTTACTCAGTACACTGGGTTCTTTTTGTCTGGGCATTTCCCAAGCTAGTGCTACTCTACTGGTTGGCAATACTCAAGGAAACAATGTGGTTATTTTTAATGAACAAACAGGAGCCTTTTTAGGCAATTTTATTGCTCCTGGTGAGGGGGGTTTGTTCGCTCCGGATAATTTACTCTACGGGCCTAATGGAGATCTTTATGTTAGCAGTGGCGATACAGCCGCTAACTCTGCAATTCTTCGTTATGATGGCTTGACGGGTCAGTTTAAAGGGATTTTTGCCTCTGGTGGCGGGCTGATTCGTCCTTATGGCTCTGCTTTCGGGCCAGATGGGAATCTTTATGTTAGTAGCTTCCTCACTGACCAAATTTTGCGCTATGACGGAACGACAGGGGCGTTTATCGATGTGTTTGCTTCAGGAAATGGCTTGTCAGGGGGATTAAATGGCCCTAACGGTTTGCTGTTTGGGGCCGATGGTAGCCTCTATGTGACTACCCAAGGCAGTGTTGGGGGTACTTTTCCAGGTTTGCCTAGTCAGGTGTTACGTTTTGCGCCGGGTGATACGACTCCTACTGTATTTATTGATCAACCGACAGCTTCTCCGGATGGTTTTGGCTTTGTCAGTTTGCTTGGGTTGGCAATTGGACCTGATAATGACCTGTTTGTGAGCGATTTTGCTAATGATATTAGGCGTTATGATTTGGTAACGGGGGCGTTGGAAGCTACTCTTTCCACGAATTACACTCAAACGAGTCCTAGTAATAATTTTATTGGGGGTTTGACGTTTGATCAGGGCGGCTTGCTTTATACGGTGGGTTTTGATTTTACCCAGAATAATTATGGTGCAATCTTACGTTTTGATGGAGTAACGGGTGATCCTCTGCCTTCGTTTGGGAATGAGAGCGCTCTTTTTGTGCCGACAACGAGTAAGTTACGCCGCCCTATTGGGGTTTTGTATACTTCTAATCAATTAACTGCTGTCCCTGAACCGAGTGTTACGGGCGCTTTGTTTTTGTTGGGAATGGGTGGGGTTTTCGCGCAAAGCCGCAAAGGGCGCAAAATTTTGTAA
- a CDS encoding alkene reductase: MQAQTALSSLLSPFQLRDLSLKNRVAMAPMTRSRAGVERIPNALMAEYYAQRSGAGLIITEATVISPQANGWLNTPGIYTDEQTEAWKQVVEAVHRQGTPIFLQLWHCGRASHSSFHENNQLPVAPSAIKINGDYIHTPKGKQPYETPRALETEEIPQIVENYCQAARNAKIAGFDGVEIHGANGYLIDTFLQSKTNQRTDQYGGSVENRYRFLKEIVEAILTVFPPSRLAVRLSPNGVYNDMGSPDYRETFLYVAQQLNAYQLSYLHIVDGLGFGFHQLGEPMTLKEFRDVFSDPLMGNCGYTPESADETISNGFADLIAFGRPFISNPDLVERLAHHWPLNPPADIKDWYSFDAKGYTDYPFYQES; encoded by the coding sequence ATGCAAGCTCAAACCGCTTTATCATCGCTCCTTAGCCCTTTTCAATTAAGAGATTTGTCACTAAAAAATCGCGTGGCAATGGCACCAATGACACGCTCACGAGCCGGAGTTGAACGTATTCCTAACGCTTTAATGGCCGAATATTATGCTCAAAGGTCCGGTGCAGGGTTGATTATTACAGAAGCTACTGTCATTTCACCACAGGCCAACGGATGGTTAAATACCCCAGGTATTTATACTGATGAACAGACTGAAGCTTGGAAACAAGTGGTAGAGGCAGTTCATCGTCAAGGAACACCTATTTTTCTGCAACTTTGGCATTGTGGACGTGCTTCTCACAGCAGTTTTCACGAAAATAATCAACTACCTGTGGCACCCAGTGCAATCAAAATTAATGGGGATTATATTCATACCCCTAAAGGAAAACAACCCTATGAAACGCCACGTGCCTTAGAAACTGAAGAAATACCTCAAATCGTAGAAAATTATTGTCAAGCCGCCCGCAACGCTAAAATAGCGGGATTTGATGGGGTAGAAATTCATGGGGCAAATGGTTATTTAATAGATACTTTTCTTCAGTCTAAAACTAATCAACGGACAGATCAATATGGAGGGAGCGTAGAAAATCGCTATCGTTTTCTTAAAGAAATTGTTGAAGCTATTTTAACAGTATTTCCGCCTTCTAGACTGGCAGTCAGGCTTTCTCCTAACGGAGTTTATAATGATATGGGTTCCCCCGATTATCGAGAAACTTTTCTCTATGTTGCTCAACAATTAAATGCTTATCAATTATCTTATTTACATATCGTTGATGGACTAGGCTTTGGCTTTCATCAATTGGGAGAGCCTATGACTTTAAAAGAATTTAGAGATGTATTTTCAGACCCTTTAATGGGAAATTGTGGTTATACTCCAGAAAGTGCAGATGAAACTATTAGTAATGGTTTCGCCGATTTAATTGCCTTTGGACGGCCTTTTATTAGTAATCCTGATTTGGTTGAGCGGCTTGCTCATCATTGGCCTCTAAATCCACCAGCCGACATTAAAGATTGGTATTCTTTTGATGCAAAAGGCTATACAGATTATCCGTTTTATCAAGAATCTTAG
- a CDS encoding PEP-CTERM sorting domain-containing protein: MKTLSTNIATTVMATTVLSVAALINAANPAQAITFKFNWEGDAGYSAAGTFSYDETTAPTIITESGSGATDYLQSLSVSFYDPSDTFLGTYNTVAGGVSESSFFKFNFDTATKTLFGDFDIAGGTGVIGEYFFQGKIGESLRLYKDVDQVSTSILLDQNSGSISVSPVPEPFTLLGVGTALGFGASFKKKLAKSTKKEHETA, from the coding sequence ATGAAAACTCTTTCAACCAATATCGCCACTACTGTAATGGCAACAACTGTTCTATCGGTAGCGGCTTTAATTAATGCGGCTAATCCCGCTCAAGCTATTACATTCAAGTTTAATTGGGAAGGTGATGCAGGCTATTCAGCAGCAGGAACTTTTAGCTATGACGAAACTACAGCACCAACAATCATTACTGAAAGCGGTTCTGGAGCGACTGATTATCTACAATCTTTGAGTGTCTCTTTCTATGATCCTTCTGACACTTTTCTAGGAACTTATAACACAGTTGCGGGCGGCGTATCCGAATCGTCATTTTTTAAATTTAATTTTGATACTGCCACTAAAACCTTGTTTGGTGATTTCGATATAGCCGGAGGTACGGGTGTTATCGGAGAATACTTCTTTCAAGGAAAAATTGGTGAGTCTTTGAGACTATACAAAGATGTCGATCAAGTGTCAACATCAATACTATTAGATCAAAATTCCGGTTCTATCAGTGTAAGCCCTGTTCCAGAACCTTTTACTTTGTTAGGTGTGGGTACAGCCCTTGGTTTCGGAGCATCTTTTAAGAAAAAATTGGCTAAATCGACTAAAAAAGAACATGAAACTGCATAA
- a CDS encoding NACHT domain-containing protein, producing MFIIDDIIAELVSQAVNQAQDQAIRNETVLKLLNKFGLKPDQPPNDVEGVYKFTLIEYGIGKPKAVLDLFRQAEIKAAFSKAFSENDISLLLKEVDSCIDAYAWGDEIRRQNINYKEEVAKFSALFIEIVKRSRTATENLQDNKLDELQKSLTQIREQLETFNSLPEIYNKIAQLSGVTPALLPSTNPIKDNPLTQQMRTWFKTLGYQFESYEVWKDDYFEWIISIPGLFKTNRILVRGVTGEASINDVNSVKELVDEHKTDQGLIVANRRVATLARQEAKDPIYCYTFDELIDKQVDFSNYINWLEKEIERKGVNTSYVPLACRKDEIDEKTGRSLGKSIYDEKEGWIEGYIDKWLDDPAKEHISILGEFGTGKTWFVLHYAWESLKKYKEAKEKGVKRPRLPLVIPLRDYAKAVSVESLFSDFFFRKHELKLPGYSAFEQLNRMGKLLLLFDGFDEMAARIDRQQMINNFWELAKVVVPGSKAILTCRTEHFPEAQEGRSLLNAELKASTANLTGEPPQFEVLELEKLTDEQIKKIISKKANPGTLEKVINNPQLLDLARRPIMIDLIVEALPEIEAGKPLDMSRIYFYAVCHKIERDIKNERTFTTMADKLYFLCEIAWEMLSTDQMSLNYRLFPDHLRHCFKQEVEEDKNLDYWQFDMMGQSMLIRNSEGDYMPAHRSLLEFFVAYKFAVELGLLHSDFVKREEDLKHFASLNGQGEKALSIINLGATFGKQPLSKAVMDLLLPMLQPGKVTQQRLLDVIRETKGKTEDEVNYLGGNAATLALKLNPLALQREDLSQTIIKRGDFVNAFLYRVDFSGANLSESSFNEILGAVYSVAFSADGKLLATGDSHGVIRIWNTASRKELLTLTGHQSWVYSVAFAPDSQTLASGSEDNTVKLWNYQSGECLHTLTGHQKGVRSVAFAPDSQTLASGSDDHTVKLWNYKSGECLRTLTGHQSWVYSVAFAPDSQTLGSGSDDHTVKLWNYQSGECLHTLTGHQSPVYSVAFAPDGETLASGSWDNTVKLWNYKSGEYLHTLTGHQSPVRSVAFAPDSQTLASGSDDHTVKLWHYQSGECLHTLTGHQSPVYSVAFASNSQTLASGSDDHTVKLWHYKSGECLYTLTGHQRGVRSVAFAPDSQTLASVSDDHTVKLWHYKSGECLYTLTGHQSQVRSVAFAPDSQTLASGSDDHTVKLWNYKSGECLHTLTGHQSRVYSVAFAPDSQTLASGSDDHTVKLWNYKSGECLHTLTGHQRWVYSVAFAPDSQTLASGSWDNTVKLWNYKSSECLHTLTGHDRGIRAVAFAPDNQTLASGSWDNTVKLWNYKSSECLHTLTGHRSGVNSVAFAPDSQTLASGSEDKTVKLWNYKSGECLHTLTGHRSRVNSVAFSPDGRLLASASVDATIKIWDVKTGQCLKTLDNRPYAGMNITGLKGLTDAERATLKALGAVDS from the coding sequence ATGTTTATCATTGATGATATCATCGCTGAACTTGTATCTCAAGCGGTTAATCAAGCCCAAGATCAAGCGATCCGAAATGAGACGGTATTAAAATTATTAAATAAATTTGGTTTGAAACCTGACCAACCTCCTAATGATGTAGAAGGGGTGTATAAATTTACTTTAATTGAGTATGGAATTGGCAAACCGAAAGCCGTTTTAGATTTATTTCGACAAGCAGAAATTAAAGCCGCATTTTCTAAAGCTTTTTCTGAAAATGATATTTCTCTGTTACTCAAAGAAGTAGATTCCTGTATTGATGCTTATGCCTGGGGTGATGAAATTAGAAGGCAAAATATTAATTATAAAGAAGAAGTTGCTAAATTTAGTGCTTTATTTATTGAGATAGTTAAAAGAAGTCGCACAGCAACGGAAAATTTACAAGATAACAAGCTTGATGAATTACAAAAAAGTTTGACTCAGATTCGAGAACAGTTAGAAACTTTTAATAGCTTACCTGAAATTTATAATAAAATAGCTCAATTAAGCGGTGTTACTCCAGCTTTATTACCTTCTACTAATCCGATAAAAGACAATCCATTAACCCAACAGATGAGAACCTGGTTTAAGACTTTGGGTTATCAATTTGAAAGTTATGAAGTGTGGAAAGATGATTATTTTGAATGGATTATTAGTATTCCTGGTTTGTTTAAAACTAACCGCATTTTAGTCCGAGGTGTGACGGGGGAAGCAAGTATTAATGATGTAAATTCAGTGAAGGAGTTAGTTGATGAACATAAAACTGACCAAGGTTTAATTGTAGCTAACCGTCGGGTTGCTACTCTAGCACGGCAAGAAGCTAAAGATCCGATTTATTGTTATACTTTTGATGAATTAATAGACAAGCAAGTAGATTTTAGTAATTATATTAATTGGTTAGAAAAGGAAATTGAACGTAAAGGGGTTAATACGAGTTATGTTCCTCTAGCTTGTCGTAAAGATGAAATAGATGAAAAAACAGGGCGCTCTCTTGGTAAAAGTATTTATGATGAGAAAGAGGGATGGATAGAGGGTTATATTGATAAATGGTTAGATGATCCAGCTAAGGAACATATTTCTATTTTAGGAGAGTTTGGAACGGGGAAAACTTGGTTTGTACTGCATTATGCTTGGGAAAGTTTAAAAAAGTATAAAGAAGCGAAAGAAAAAGGAGTTAAACGGCCTCGCTTACCTTTGGTAATTCCTTTACGAGATTATGCCAAGGCGGTATCTGTAGAGTCTTTGTTTTCAGACTTCTTTTTCAGAAAACATGAACTTAAACTCCCAGGATATTCTGCTTTTGAACAACTCAACCGCATGGGGAAATTATTACTTTTGTTTGATGGGTTTGATGAGATGGCGGCAAGAATAGATCGTCAACAGATGATTAATAATTTTTGGGAGTTAGCAAAGGTAGTTGTACCCGGTTCTAAAGCGATTTTAACCTGTCGAACAGAACATTTTCCCGAAGCACAAGAAGGACGATCTTTATTAAATGCTGAATTAAAAGCATCTACGGCTAATTTAACCGGTGAGCCGCCACAGTTTGAGGTGTTGGAATTAGAAAAATTAACAGATGAGCAAATTAAAAAGATTATCTCGAAAAAAGCTAATCCCGGAACTTTAGAGAAAGTCATAAATAATCCTCAATTGCTGGATCTTGCTCGTCGTCCGATTATGATTGATCTTATTGTAGAGGCATTACCAGAAATAGAAGCCGGTAAGCCGCTTGATATGTCTCGGATTTATTTTTATGCCGTGTGTCACAAGATAGAACGAGATATTAAAAATGAGCGTACTTTTACCACAATGGCGGATAAGTTATATTTCCTGTGTGAGATAGCTTGGGAAATGCTTTCTACTGATCAAATGAGTCTTAACTATCGTCTATTTCCCGATCATCTGCGGCACTGTTTTAAGCAAGAAGTAGAAGAAGATAAAAATTTAGATTATTGGCAATTTGACATGATGGGTCAAAGTATGCTCATCCGCAATTCTGAAGGGGATTATATGCCGGCTCATCGGTCTTTGTTAGAGTTTTTTGTGGCGTATAAGTTTGCGGTAGAGTTGGGGTTGTTGCATTCAGATTTTGTTAAGAGAGAGGAAGATTTAAAACATTTTGCCTCTTTGAATGGTCAGGGAGAGAAGGCATTATCTATTATTAATTTAGGCGCAACGTTTGGGAAACAGCCTTTATCTAAGGCGGTGATGGATTTATTATTACCGATGCTACAGCCAGGGAAAGTTACCCAACAACGCTTATTAGACGTGATTAGAGAAACGAAAGGAAAGACAGAAGATGAAGTCAATTATTTGGGAGGGAATGCGGCAACCTTAGCCTTAAAACTTAACCCTCTAGCGTTACAAAGAGAGGATTTAAGCCAGACTATTATTAAAAGGGGTGATTTTGTTAATGCTTTTCTCTATAGAGTCGATTTTTCTGGGGCAAATTTGAGTGAGTCGAGTTTTAACGAAATTTTGGGGGCAGTTTATTCTGTAGCATTTAGTGCCGATGGTAAACTGTTGGCCACGGGTGACAGTCATGGGGTTATTCGCATTTGGAATACAGCAAGCAGAAAAGAATTGTTAACCCTCACCGGGCATCAAAGTTGGGTTTATTCAGTGGCCTTTGCTCCCGATAGTCAAACCCTAGCTAGTGGGAGTGAGGATAATACCGTGAAATTGTGGAATTACCAGAGCGGTGAATGCCTTCATACCCTCACCGGGCATCAAAAAGGGGTTAGATCAGTGGCCTTTGCCCCCGATAGTCAAACCCTCGCCAGTGGGAGTGATGATCATACCGTGAAATTGTGGAATTACAAGAGCGGTGAATGCCTTCGTACCCTCACCGGGCATCAGAGTTGGGTTTATTCAGTGGCTTTTGCCCCTGATAGTCAAACCCTAGGCAGTGGGAGTGATGATCATACCGTGAAATTGTGGAATTACCAGAGCGGTGAATGCCTTCATACCCTCACCGGGCATCAGAGTCCGGTTTATTCAGTGGCCTTTGCCCCTGATGGGGAAACCCTAGCCAGTGGGAGTTGGGATAATACCGTGAAATTGTGGAATTACAAGAGCGGTGAATACCTTCATACCCTCACCGGGCATCAGAGTCCGGTTAGATCAGTGGCCTTTGCCCCCGATAGTCAAACCCTCGCCAGTGGGAGTGATGATCATACAGTGAAATTGTGGCATTACCAGAGCGGTGAATGCCTTCATACCCTCACCGGGCATCAGAGTCCGGTTTATTCAGTGGCCTTTGCCTCAAATAGTCAAACTCTCGCCAGTGGGAGTGATGATCATACAGTGAAATTGTGGCATTACAAAAGCGGTGAATGCCTTTATACCCTCACCGGGCATCAGAGAGGGGTTAGATCAGTGGCCTTTGCCCCCGATAGTCAAACCCTCGCCAGTGTGAGTGATGATCATACCGTGAAATTGTGGCATTACAAAAGCGGTGAATGCCTTTATACCCTCACCGGGCATCAGAGTCAGGTTAGATCAGTGGCCTTTGCCCCTGATAGTCAAACCCTCGCCAGTGGGAGTGATGATCATACCGTGAAATTGTGGAATTACAAGAGCGGTGAATGCCTTCATACCCTCACCGGGCATCAGAGCCGGGTTTATTCAGTGGCCTTTGCTCCCGATAGTCAAACCCTCGCCAGTGGGAGTGATGATCATACCGTGAAATTGTGGAATTACAAGAGCGGTGAATGTCTTCATACCCTCACCGGGCATCAGAGATGGGTTTATTCAGTGGCCTTTGCCCCCGATAGTCAAACCCTCGCCAGTGGGAGTTGGGATAATACCGTGAAATTGTGGAATTACAAGAGCAGTGAATGCCTTCATACCCTCACCGGGCATGACAGAGGAATTAGAGCAGTGGCGTTTGCCCCCGATAATCAAACCCTAGCCAGTGGAAGTTGGGATAATACCGTGAAATTGTGGAATTACAAGAGCAGTGAATGCCTTCATACCCTCACCGGGCATCGGAGTGGGGTTAATTCAGTAGCGTTTGCCCCCGATAGTCAAACCCTAGCCAGTGGGAGTGAGGATAAAACCGTGAAATTGTGGAATTACAAGAGCGGAGAATGCCTTCATACCCTCACCGGGCATCGGAGTCGGGTTAATTCTGTCGCTTTTTCTCCTGATGGTCGTCTTTTAGCCTCTGCTAGTGTAGATGCAACAATTAAAATCTGGGATGTCAAAACCGGTCAATGTCTCAAAACCCTCGATAACCGCCCCTACGCAGGTATGAACATCACAGGGCTTAAGGGGTTAACCGACGCAGAACGAGCAACCCTCAAGGCATTAGGGGCAGTTGACAGTTAA
- a CDS encoding DUF3146 family protein yields MRLPETIAYVRITHQSWQQGKIEGEVRAASYQWRFQWHFQGGKLSVQPSLGRALIFEPLGRFLERHDYQLEAGGDYQFTLRAKL; encoded by the coding sequence ATGCGTCTGCCAGAAACGATCGCTTATGTGAGAATTACCCATCAATCTTGGCAACAGGGTAAAATTGAAGGAGAAGTGAGAGCGGCTTCCTATCAATGGCGGTTTCAGTGGCATTTTCAAGGCGGTAAGCTATCGGTTCAACCTTCTTTGGGACGAGCATTAATTTTTGAACCCCTAGGACGTTTTCTAGAACGACATGATTATCAGTTAGAAGCCGGAGGAGATTATCAGTTTACTCTACGTGCCAAACTCTAA
- the ribH gene encoding 6,7-dimethyl-8-ribityllumazine synthase encodes MAVFEGTFTFTPQQWRFAIVIGRFNDLVTGKLLSGCQDCLKRHGIDVDPHGNQVDYVWVPGCFEIPLVARQLALSGRYDAVICLGAVIRGQTPHFDYVAAETAKGIAAAGFQTGVPVVFGVLTTDTMQQALERAGIKSNLGWQYGLDALEMASLMRQVRGISPISDYQDSSNKTVPALPVSSPGQLNPTAIEQITNQE; translated from the coding sequence ATGGCAGTATTTGAGGGAACTTTTACTTTTACGCCGCAGCAATGGCGTTTTGCCATCGTCATTGGTCGTTTTAACGATTTAGTCACCGGGAAACTCTTATCAGGATGTCAAGATTGTCTCAAACGTCATGGCATCGATGTGGACCCTCACGGAAATCAAGTTGATTATGTCTGGGTTCCGGGTTGTTTTGAAATTCCTTTAGTCGCTCGTCAGTTAGCACTCTCGGGTCGTTATGACGCAGTAATTTGTCTGGGGGCCGTCATTCGAGGACAAACTCCCCACTTCGATTATGTGGCGGCAGAAACCGCCAAAGGTATTGCCGCCGCCGGGTTTCAAACCGGAGTCCCCGTTGTTTTTGGGGTTTTAACCACAGATACCATGCAGCAAGCTCTAGAACGAGCAGGTATTAAAAGTAATTTAGGCTGGCAATATGGTCTGGATGCCCTAGAAATGGCTTCGTTAATGCGTCAGGTACGGGGAATAAGCCCTATCTCGGATTACCAAGATAGCAGCAATAAAACCGTGCCAGCCTTGCCCGTTTCTTCCCCAGGACAGTTAAACCCAACCGCTATTGAGCAAATAACCAATCAGGAATAA
- the psbZ gene encoding photosystem II reaction center protein PsbZ produces the protein MSFVFQILFQIALAALVFFSFVMVIGVPFAYASPQNWDQSKPLLWLGSGIWVILVLAVAILNFFVV, from the coding sequence ATGTCGTTCGTCTTTCAAATCCTTTTTCAAATCGCCTTAGCCGCTCTCGTCTTCTTCTCTTTCGTCATGGTGATCGGAGTTCCCTTTGCCTATGCTAGTCCCCAAAATTGGGATCAATCTAAACCCTTACTCTGGCTAGGTTCTGGAATTTGGGTCATTCTGGTGCTGGCAGTGGCTATCCTAAACTTCTTCGTCGTCTAA